Proteins found in one Paenibacillus dendritiformis genomic segment:
- a CDS encoding ABC transporter permease, whose amino-acid sequence MRQPGSVTSDSRFRTQWKAYYRHRYLLLMLLPCVLYFLVFKYLPMYGMVLAFKNYQFLDGILGSPWNGLDNFRVLFEGRDFPRALRNTLIISLYKLVFNFPAPIILALLLNELRVVFFKRFVQTLSYLPHFLSWVILAGIFMEVFSPTRGVVNYIINLFGGESIFFFGDKEWFRTLLVSTEVWKSVGWGSIIYLAALSSIDPTLYEAAIVDGASRWRQMVHITVPALAPVITIMFIFAVGGIINDDFDQVFNFYNANVYEVGDVLSTYTYRIGISQMEYGLSTAAGLFTNVIALVLILVTNRVVKRFSDYGIW is encoded by the coding sequence ATGAGACAACCGGGTTCCGTCACATCAGACAGCCGCTTCCGCACCCAGTGGAAAGCATACTACCGGCATCGGTATTTGCTGCTGATGCTGCTTCCCTGTGTACTGTATTTTCTCGTTTTTAAATATTTGCCGATGTACGGCATGGTGCTGGCCTTCAAAAACTATCAGTTCCTGGACGGCATTCTCGGCAGTCCGTGGAACGGGCTGGACAATTTCCGGGTGCTGTTCGAAGGGCGCGATTTCCCGCGGGCCCTCCGCAACACGCTCATCATCAGCCTATATAAGCTCGTCTTCAATTTCCCGGCGCCGATTATTTTGGCGCTGCTGTTGAATGAGCTGCGGGTCGTCTTCTTCAAGCGGTTCGTGCAGACGCTGAGCTATTTGCCGCATTTCCTGTCCTGGGTCATCTTGGCCGGCATTTTCATGGAAGTCTTCTCGCCGACGCGCGGTGTCGTCAACTACATTATCAATCTGTTCGGGGGCGAGTCGATCTTCTTCTTCGGCGACAAGGAATGGTTCCGAACGCTGCTGGTCAGCACGGAAGTATGGAAGAGCGTCGGCTGGGGATCGATCATTTATCTGGCCGCCCTGTCCTCGATCGATCCGACGCTGTATGAGGCCGCGATCGTCGACGGGGCAAGCCGCTGGCGGCAGATGGTCCACATTACGGTTCCTGCCCTGGCGCCGGTCATTACGATCATGTTCATTTTCGCGGTGGGCGGCATTATCAATGATGACTTCGACCAGGTGTTCAACTTCTACAATGCGAATGTCTATGAAGTGGGCGATGTACTGAGCACGTATACATACCGGATCGGGATTAGCCAGATGGAATACGGCCTCTCGACGGCCGCGGGGCTGTTCACCAATGTAATCGCGCTCGTCCTCATTCTGGTCACGAACCGTGTCGTCAAGCGCTTTAGCGATTATGGAATTTGGTAG
- a CDS encoding DUF4855 domain-containing protein yields MISIRSQYKHKRIVSLGPRFLILCLLLQWLAVSGAHAEAADSDPGKTLVNLALDKPVTVSEPNAIFDTIQGIGKYGKETPLDQSGMLTDGRYGDTADWQNTEDWFVFYRKLKREVIVDLEEISTIERIATGFGQRNDVGIAPPLYIRFFASQDGATYRYLGKAGPDEPLYFADARTATDMHRKAYVLDTLTDGTKLAVQARYIKLEFAINFFGWMDEIEIWGKQGASEPLQPLPEISDDWEPGHYPSPGSQEAAGVKDQFLWYSGPMKPGSERFTDWTPEKAEAFLAYKDIYGTIKDWFFTDILALPVTAMVTPSGVDASGNARFVTMDDLKAYLDFIFAPGSQLAAIDEAAGTINDTLKTEQTVRVTVAIPQIEESSNFGDMNGTGEPFSLRAADFAGMVDDPQSYEGRKQMNELAFRNKTAAVQWYIDEVERRFLERGFAHLKLDGFYWYHERIGETTGDSELIRETAKLLHDRNRWFTWIPYIGPGSAYQWRDLGFDAASIQPGFAFGVSKKAIFPHVAELARKTGASVEVEYDDYRTLAQYLNYGVFERYMSDAPNTYYLGAMPIVDGAYALAPLDDRAPDAMSSIRRSVYDRLYEYVKDRYEPRFTVTLETNASQPADIRVKATVPLADGFTEGEISIRYNPETAKFDRLTLPESLGPEMNVQAEDDGDGQVTVRFHTDPDHALEADLLAKRSPMTGAPELATLHFSAIGPDAGARDFVLQPDGTMTNRDGVVYRNWGAGDIVPGSAEDQLVQATEAVKRFESTHLKADWKEGKSRLKQLPKSPVRERLEARLDAAKRQAGFPALEADEQ; encoded by the coding sequence TTGATTTCTATTCGATCGCAATACAAGCACAAACGGATCGTATCGCTCGGTCCCCGCTTCCTTATTCTCTGCCTGCTTCTGCAATGGCTGGCCGTGTCTGGCGCGCATGCGGAAGCGGCGGATTCCGATCCAGGGAAGACGCTGGTGAATCTGGCGTTGGACAAGCCTGTTACGGTGTCCGAGCCGAATGCCATCTTCGATACGATTCAGGGGATCGGGAAATACGGAAAAGAAACCCCGCTCGATCAGTCGGGGATGCTGACCGATGGCCGCTACGGAGATACCGCGGACTGGCAAAATACAGAAGACTGGTTCGTATTTTACCGCAAGCTGAAGCGGGAGGTCATCGTCGATCTGGAGGAGATCTCCACCATTGAGCGCATTGCAACCGGCTTCGGCCAGCGGAACGATGTCGGCATCGCGCCGCCGCTCTATATTCGATTCTTCGCGTCGCAGGATGGGGCGACTTACCGTTATCTGGGCAAAGCGGGACCGGATGAGCCGCTCTACTTCGCCGATGCGCGCACAGCGACGGATATGCATCGGAAGGCGTACGTGCTCGATACGCTGACTGACGGAACGAAGCTGGCGGTACAAGCCCGCTACATCAAGCTCGAATTCGCGATCAACTTTTTCGGCTGGATGGATGAGATCGAGATATGGGGCAAGCAGGGCGCTTCGGAGCCGCTCCAGCCGCTGCCTGAGATCAGCGATGATTGGGAGCCTGGGCACTATCCTTCACCTGGCAGCCAGGAAGCCGCAGGCGTGAAGGACCAGTTCCTCTGGTATTCCGGCCCGATGAAGCCGGGCAGTGAGAGGTTCACCGATTGGACCCCGGAGAAGGCGGAAGCGTTCCTTGCGTACAAAGATATTTACGGGACGATCAAGGATTGGTTCTTCACCGATATTTTGGCACTGCCGGTCACGGCGATGGTGACGCCTTCCGGCGTCGATGCGAGCGGCAATGCCCGATTCGTGACGATGGACGATCTGAAGGCGTACCTCGATTTTATTTTTGCCCCCGGCTCTCAACTGGCCGCCATCGACGAGGCCGCTGGCACCATCAACGACACCTTGAAGACGGAGCAGACGGTGCGCGTGACCGTGGCGATACCGCAAATAGAGGAAAGCTCGAACTTCGGCGACATGAACGGAACCGGAGAGCCGTTCAGCTTACGGGCGGCGGATTTCGCCGGCATGGTGGACGACCCGCAGTCCTACGAAGGCCGCAAGCAAATGAACGAGCTGGCATTCCGCAATAAGACGGCCGCCGTCCAATGGTACATCGATGAGGTGGAGCGCCGTTTCCTTGAGAGGGGATTCGCCCATCTGAAGCTCGACGGCTTCTACTGGTACCATGAGCGGATTGGGGAGACGACAGGCGATTCTGAGCTTATCCGGGAGACGGCGAAGCTGCTCCATGACCGGAACCGCTGGTTCACGTGGATTCCGTATATCGGCCCGGGATCGGCGTACCAGTGGCGAGACTTGGGCTTCGATGCCGCTTCGATTCAGCCGGGGTTCGCCTTCGGCGTCTCGAAGAAGGCCATCTTCCCGCATGTGGCCGAGCTGGCCCGCAAGACCGGCGCTTCCGTTGAAGTCGAGTATGACGATTACCGGACGCTGGCTCAATATTTGAACTATGGCGTCTTCGAACGCTATATGAGTGACGCGCCGAACACCTACTATTTGGGCGCGATGCCGATCGTGGACGGGGCTTACGCCTTGGCGCCGCTGGATGATCGGGCACCGGATGCGATGTCCTCCATCCGCCGCAGCGTCTATGACCGCCTGTACGAGTATGTGAAGGACCGGTATGAACCGCGTTTTACCGTAACGCTGGAGACGAATGCTTCACAGCCTGCGGACATCCGGGTCAAGGCTACCGTGCCGCTGGCGGATGGATTCACCGAAGGGGAGATCTCCATCCGCTACAACCCGGAGACCGCGAAGTTCGACCGGCTCACGCTTCCGGAGAGCCTTGGTCCTGAGATGAATGTCCAGGCGGAGGATGATGGCGACGGGCAGGTAACGGTCCGGTTCCATACCGATCCGGACCATGCCCTGGAAGCGGATCTGCTCGCGAAGCGCAGCCCGATGACGGGGGCTCCCGAGCTGGCGACGCTTCACTTCTCTGCGATCGGGCCGGATGCCGGAGCCCGGGATTTCGTCCTCCAGCCGGACGGCACAATGACGAACCGGGACGGCGTCGTGTACCGCAACTGGGGAGCCGGCGATATCGTGCCGGGTTCGGCCGAGGATCAGCTGGTTCAGGCAACGGAGGCGGTCAAGCGCTTCGAGAGCACGCATCTGAAGGCGGATTGGAAGGAGGGGAAGAGCCGGCTGAAGCAGCTTCCGAAGAGCCCGGTACGGGAGCGGCTGGAGGCGCGGCTCGACGCGGCCAAGCGGCAAGCGGGCTTCCCGGCATTGGAAGCCGATGAGCAATAA
- a CDS encoding extracellular solute-binding protein yields the protein MRVRWRESLILLLILSVTWSLAACSGSTTEREAKNGEGAKQEDDSQQPLTIEWLTYQYGPVDEEAPNKKFLEDKFNVKFNIWYLDVTKREELLGAKLAGGQVPDFMTVYSGADLQKFYKSGVTTSFTQEELEQFMPNYKKLVDSIDPNIWSYAKFNGEYIGIPSINGDGEFSLATAWRKDWLDKVGITKIPETLDEFEEAMYKFRNDDPDGNGQKDTYGMSRSAMTSVYGAYGVYPEFWAVRDGKIVWGGILPETKQALERLAKWKKDDVISPEWVLETGENTGGYWALSNDFINGKIGVSNHGSNYHWTPPIPEIKSEGGVNWVELMKVNPQAEIGFGKPPVGPEGKFGNITPGFVGGTYMAFGKRAGDNPELKHTIMRIWDEVYGNFDMWQRMKYGELGVHSEKADDGITIVWKEEYAGKNEMQAKIGANITFAPFDQPEFRARVNNPKLKEINTKLYKFEGAGYENAVKTALPSEGQYMANLIQLQKEAFASIINGEKPIDEFDAFVEAWKQNGGDKLTEEANQWYDSLK from the coding sequence ATGCGAGTGCGATGGAGAGAGAGTCTGATACTGCTTCTCATCCTGTCGGTAACCTGGAGTCTTGCCGCTTGCAGCGGCTCTACGACGGAGAGAGAGGCGAAGAATGGCGAAGGTGCGAAGCAGGAGGACGACAGCCAGCAGCCGCTTACGATCGAATGGCTGACTTACCAGTACGGTCCGGTTGACGAGGAGGCGCCCAACAAAAAGTTCCTGGAAGACAAATTCAACGTCAAGTTCAACATCTGGTATCTGGATGTGACGAAGCGGGAAGAACTGCTTGGCGCGAAGCTCGCCGGCGGCCAGGTGCCGGACTTCATGACGGTGTATTCGGGGGCCGACCTGCAGAAGTTCTATAAGAGCGGGGTCACGACCAGCTTCACTCAAGAAGAGCTGGAGCAGTTTATGCCGAATTATAAAAAGCTGGTCGATTCCATCGATCCGAACATTTGGAGCTATGCCAAATTCAATGGCGAGTACATTGGCATTCCAAGCATCAACGGCGACGGGGAATTCAGCCTCGCGACCGCGTGGCGGAAGGATTGGCTGGACAAGGTGGGCATCACGAAAATTCCGGAGACGCTGGACGAGTTCGAGGAGGCGATGTACAAATTCCGCAATGATGATCCGGACGGCAACGGCCAAAAGGACACGTACGGCATGTCCCGATCGGCGATGACGAGCGTGTACGGCGCATATGGCGTCTATCCCGAGTTCTGGGCCGTACGGGACGGGAAAATCGTCTGGGGCGGCATTCTTCCGGAGACGAAGCAGGCGCTGGAGCGGCTGGCGAAGTGGAAGAAGGACGATGTCATCAGCCCGGAATGGGTGCTGGAGACCGGAGAAAATACGGGCGGCTACTGGGCGCTGTCCAATGATTTCATCAACGGCAAAATCGGCGTCTCCAACCATGGCAGTAACTATCACTGGACGCCTCCGATCCCCGAGATCAAATCCGAAGGCGGCGTGAACTGGGTGGAGCTGATGAAGGTGAACCCGCAGGCCGAGATCGGCTTCGGCAAGCCGCCGGTCGGTCCGGAGGGCAAGTTCGGCAACATTACGCCGGGCTTCGTCGGAGGGACCTACATGGCCTTCGGCAAAAGGGCGGGCGACAATCCGGAGCTGAAGCATACTATCATGCGCATCTGGGACGAGGTCTACGGCAACTTCGATATGTGGCAGCGGATGAAGTATGGAGAGCTGGGCGTTCATTCGGAGAAGGCGGACGACGGCATCACGATCGTCTGGAAGGAAGAATACGCCGGCAAGAACGAGATGCAAGCCAAAATCGGCGCTAATATTACGTTTGCGCCTTTTGACCAGCCGGAGTTCCGGGCCCGGGTGAACAATCCGAAGCTGAAGGAAATCAATACGAAGCTGTACAAATTCGAGGGCGCGGGCTATGAGAACGCCGTCAAGACGGCCCTTCCTTCTGAGGGCCAGTATATGGCCAATTTGATTCAACTGCAAAAAGAGGCCTTCGCCTCGATCATTAACGGGGAAAAGCCAATCGACGAGTTCGATGCCTTTGTCGAAGCCTGGAAGCAGAACGGGGGCGACAAGCTTACCGAGGAAGCGAACCAGTGGTATGACAGCCTAAAATAA
- a CDS encoding carbohydrate ABC transporter permease: MSLTIGKKSIGEKVFDTANVVFLILFSITAVYPFLNVMSVSFSTSSAANAYGLKLWPQEVSLDGYQAVFANKLIWTGYYNTIFRTVLGTFLNVIFSVMCAYPLSKKYLPHRNLFTAFIVFTMFFSGGLIPNYLLIKELGLLDSRWSLILPGLIAAFTMIIVRNYFMSLPEEVEESARIDGANDMRILFSIVLPMSMPIIATISLWYAVAHWNAWFDSLLYISDPNKAVLGNVLRKIVIEGSSQFQQFDQGFNQNGQATVTPDIIKAATIMVATVPIICVYPFVQKYFVKGVIVGSLKG; this comes from the coding sequence ATGTCATTAACGATCGGCAAAAAATCAATCGGCGAGAAAGTGTTCGACACCGCCAACGTGGTGTTTCTCATTCTGTTCTCGATCACGGCGGTATATCCGTTTCTTAACGTGATGTCTGTCTCGTTCAGCACGTCATCCGCAGCCAATGCCTACGGCTTGAAGCTGTGGCCGCAGGAGGTGTCGCTGGACGGATACCAGGCCGTCTTTGCGAACAAGCTCATCTGGACCGGCTATTATAATACGATTTTCCGTACGGTCCTCGGCACGTTTTTGAACGTCATTTTCTCGGTGATGTGCGCTTATCCGTTGTCCAAAAAATATTTGCCTCACCGCAATCTGTTTACGGCCTTCATCGTGTTCACGATGTTTTTCAGCGGCGGCTTGATTCCGAATTATTTGCTGATTAAGGAGCTGGGGCTGCTCGACAGCCGCTGGTCGCTGATTCTGCCGGGACTGATTGCCGCATTTACGATGATTATCGTGCGCAACTACTTCATGTCTCTCCCGGAAGAGGTGGAAGAATCGGCGCGCATCGACGGCGCCAACGACATGCGCATTCTGTTCTCGATCGTGCTGCCGATGTCCATGCCGATTATCGCGACCATCTCGCTCTGGTATGCGGTCGCCCATTGGAATGCATGGTTCGATTCGCTGCTCTATATTTCCGATCCGAACAAAGCGGTGCTCGGCAATGTGCTGCGCAAGATCGTCATCGAAGGCTCGTCCCAATTCCAGCAATTCGACCAGGGCTTCAATCAGAACGGGCAGGCAACCGTCACGCCGGACATAATTAAGGCCGCGACGATCATGGTAGCCACCGTCCCGATCATTTGCGTATATCCCTTTGTCCAAAAGTATTTCGTAAAAGGCGTAATCGTCGGTTCATTGAAAGGATAG